The DNA window CTGGATTTAGTAAAGAAATTGCTCCTAAACGCATTCGACTATATGCAGACTGGTTTTTTGACAACCATTTAATTCCGCATTTTGAAATTGAAGAAAAACACATCTTCCCTATTCTAGGCCAAGATCATGAACTTGTTAAAAGAGCTTTAACAGAACACAGTCGAATAAAATGCTTATTTAATGAAAGTAAGGATGATGATGCAAAAACATTAAGTAGTATAGAAGAAGAATTAGAAAAACACATCCGATTTGAAGAGCGTGTTTTATTTCCAGAAATTCAAAAAGTAGCAACTGAAGCGCAAATGCTTCATATAGATAAAATACACCATCCAGATCGTTTTGAAGATAATCTAGATGATGTATTTTGGACTTAAACTTATTGTAATACCACAGACAAATTCATATAAAAATTACGTCCTTGTCTCGGAATGTTATTCCAATCTGAAAATGTTGAATATTCAGTATCTAAGAGATTTTCAATTCCATATTTTAAAACGAACTTAGATTCTTTCGCATAAATGACATTTCCGAAATTAAGATTTAAAATACCATAAGCAGATGTTTCATCTTCACCATAAAAGCTACTGTAACTACTTTGATTTCCGTTACCTTCTAATTGAAGTGCTGCATTAAAATGCTTTGTTTTATAATTCACTTCTGTTAAATATGAAAATGGTCTTATCAATGGTAAATTTTCATCATTGCTTCCTCTGCCATAATTATAACCAATTGTTCCATTTACTGAAAAGGAGTTAGATAATTCATAAGACGAATTTATATACACATCAAATATAGATGCGCTTGAAAGTGCTTTATAAATTCTAACACCATTGGCACCAATAGTCATAGAACTTAACGACTCATCAATATCTCCAATAATAAAATCTTTGATATAAAAATAGGAAGCCTCTACTCCAACATGAAATTTATCAGTATGATAATTGGCTTTAGTATTAATTTCAATCGCTTTTTCATTATCAAGTGTTGGATTCCCTATATAATCATAGTTATCAAAACTATTAAATAAGAAAAAACCATAACCTTCACTCACAGAAGGAGCTCGTTCTCCATAACCCAAACCAAAAGACAAATCATAGTCTGTTGTTTTATAAGTATAATCTGATGATAGGCTGGTTAAAAATCTACTTTTAGAATCATCAATTTCAGGGTAAAATATTTGCAAACTTTCCAGTCCTGATTCTTCAGCGATTCTATTGTTTTGATAACCCAATCGTAAGGACATCGAAAGTTGATTTTTTTCATTCAACACAACTATATCTTTTGCAAAAACTCCAGTATAAAACGTTCTAAGATCTGGCCAAGTATACATAAACATTGCTGGTTGATTAGAATCATTTGGATACATCGTCATCTCTGCTAATGATTTATTATAATAGCCATTTATATTAAATAGTAAGTTATGCCTTTTACGTGTTGTGGTTGCTTTAGAATAAAATCCGTAAGTATCACTCCAACCTGGCATATCCATTCTAATTGGAACATCTGGACGTTTGGAATCATCCATAATATGCGTAATGGTATTAAAATAAAACTTAGTTTCTAGAGTTTTGAAAAACGTAGAATCATTTACATAATTATGTGTCACCGAAGTTATTAAAGCTTCAGCCAAAGACACATCCATAGGTAAGGCTGGATAACCAACATCTGTGGCTTTATCATAAATAATATTTGCATCTATGGAATGCTTTTCAGAAAGTTTAAACCCTGTTTGCAAAGAGACATTATACTTTTGAAACTGAGAATACATTACTTCATTCGTTCCACCAGCATCATAATTATCTGATTTTCTAAAAATACCATCAGCATTTAAATAAAATGAATTTCCTGAGTATTCAAGATCTAAACCAACTACTCTATAATTTCCATTCGTTTCATAACCCAAATCGAAATTGGTTTTTAATCCAGATTGATAAAATTTGCTAGAAGTCAATTGTAAATCGATTCCACCACCAACGCAATGTCCATTTTCGGTTCCTGTTTGCCCAGAACCAATATTTACTTGTTCAAGATTTGAAACGTCTACATACGATGTAATAGGATCCATCTTATCTGTACAAGCACCAAAAATTTGCATGCCATCAATAGTAACGTTTAAACGATCGCTATTCATGTTATTTAAAGAAGGTTCCCAAGCATAATTACCACGTTTTATCATGGTAATTTTGTTAGATTTCTCTAAAAAATCATCAATACTTGACAAGGTTTTTTCTTGTCGATGGTTATTCAATTTACGTCTACTTAAAATGATAACTTCAGTTAACTTTGTTGTGTCTTTTTTAACAACAGGTTCTTC is part of the Psychroserpens ponticola genome and encodes:
- a CDS encoding hemerythrin domain-containing protein, with the translated sequence MPHQPQKRHKALQPLSREHHHGLLLSWKIRSGFSKEIAPKRIRLYADWFFDNHLIPHFEIEEKHIFPILGQDHELVKRALTEHSRIKCLFNESKDDDAKTLSSIEEELEKHIRFEERVLFPEIQKVATEAQMLHIDKIHHPDRFEDNLDDVFWT
- a CDS encoding TonB-copper family protein, translated to MKKFIIYSVCLLFCGIISAQEEEPVVKKDTTKLTEVIILSRRKLNNHRQEKTLSSIDDFLEKSNKITMIKRGNYAWEPSLNNMNSDRLNVTIDGMQIFGACTDKMDPITSYVDVSNLEQVNIGSGQTGTENGHCVGGGIDLQLTSSKFYQSGLKTNFDLGYETNGNYRVVGLDLEYSGNSFYLNADGIFRKSDNYDAGGTNEVMYSQFQKYNVSLQTGFKLSEKHSIDANIIYDKATDVGYPALPMDVSLAEALITSVTHNYVNDSTFFKTLETKFYFNTITHIMDDSKRPDVPIRMDMPGWSDTYGFYSKATTTRKRHNLLFNINGYYNKSLAEMTMYPNDSNQPAMFMYTWPDLRTFYTGVFAKDIVVLNEKNQLSMSLRLGYQNNRIAEESGLESLQIFYPEIDDSKSRFLTSLSSDYTYKTTDYDLSFGLGYGERAPSVSEGYGFFLFNSFDNYDYIGNPTLDNEKAIEINTKANYHTDKFHVGVEASYFYIKDFIIGDIDESLSSMTIGANGVRIYKALSSASIFDVYINSSYELSNSFSVNGTIGYNYGRGSNDENLPLIRPFSYLTEVNYKTKHFNAALQLEGNGNQSSYSSFYGEDETSAYGILNLNFGNVIYAKESKFVLKYGIENLLDTEYSTFSDWNNIPRQGRNFYMNLSVVLQ